A genomic stretch from Arachis stenosperma cultivar V10309 chromosome 3, arast.V10309.gnm1.PFL2, whole genome shotgun sequence includes:
- the LOC130968393 gene encoding probable serine/threonine-protein kinase PBL17, producing MGICFSIEDQKHHSISDSSSKPRPQGYESASSTTPLSSMNIKDLRQSAGYCNVDIFTYEELRLATKYFRPDLILGEGGFGVVYKGVIDDSVRPGFKPTQVAIKELNREGFQGDREWLAEVNYLGQFSHPNLVKLIGYCCEDEHRLLVYEYMASGSLEKHLFRRVGSTLTWSKRMKIALHAARGLAFLHGAERPIIYRDFKTSNILLDADFNAKLSDFGLAKDGPMGDQTHVSTRVMGTYGYAAPEYVMTGHLTARSDVYGFGVVLLELLIGRRALDKSRPSREHNLVEWARPLLNHNKKLLKILDPKIEGQYSSKTAIKVANLAYQCLSQNPKGRPLMSQVVEILENFQSSGENEEEQMIQNGSSSLTIYEVPKGGNGNSLEGRNQSRNDELHRNERRIEKSKSQPSNRNLSGSSDVMLVGKVSS from the exons AATATCAAAGATCTGCGGCAGAGTGCTGGATACTGCAATGTTGATATATTCACGTACGAGGAGCTGAGGCTAGCGACAAAGTACTTCCGCCCTGACTTGATTCTTGGAGAAGGTGGCTTCGGAGTGGTGTATAAAGGTGTCATTGATGATAGTGTGAGGCCAGGCTTCAAGCCCACTCAAGTCGCCATCAAGGAGCTTAATCGTGAAGGATTTCAAGGCGATAGGGAATGGCTC GCTGAAGTTAACTACTTAGGTCAATTCAGTCACCCAAATCTTGTAAAGCTCATTGGATACTGCTGTGAGGATGAACACCGGTTATTAGTCTATGAGTACATGGCAAGTGGCAGCTTGGAGAAACATCTTTTTCGCA GAGTGGGCTCAACACTAACTTGGTCAAAAAGAATGAAGATTGCTTTACACGCTGCAAGAGGGCTTGCTTTTCTTCACGGTGCAGAGAGGCCTATCATATATCGTGATTTTAAGACATCAAATATCCTGCTAGATGCG GATTTCAACGCAAAGCTTTCAGACTTTGGTCTTGCTAAGGATGGGCCAATGGGGGACCAAACCCATGTTTCAACACGAGTGATGGGCACATACGGATATGCTGCTCCTGAGTATGTCATGACTG GGCATTTGACAGCTCGAAGTGATGTGTATGGCTTTGGGGTGGTGCTACTTGAATTGCTTATTGGTAGGAGAGCGTTAGACAAGAGTAGGCCCAGCCGAGAGCATAACTTGGTTGAGTGGGCACGGCCACTGTTGAATCATAACAAGAaacttctaaaaattttagacCCTAAAATCGAAGGGCAATATTCAAGTAAAACCGCAATAAAGGTAGCTAATTTGGCATACCAGTGTCTTAGCCAAAACCCGAAAGGCAGACCCCTGATGAGCCAGGTAGTTGaaattcttgaaaattttcagtCAAGTGGGGAAAATGAGGAAGAACAAATGATTCAAAATGGCAGCAGCAGCCTAACCATTTATGAGGTTCCGAAGGGCGGCAATGGCAATTCACTTGAAGGCAGGAACCAAAGTCGAAATGATGAGCTTCATAGGAACGAACGAAGAATAGAAAAAAGCAAGAGTCAGCCTTCAAATCGTAATTTATCCGGTTCTTCAGATGTAATGCTCGTTGGTAAAGTCAGCTCGTAA
- the LOC130970530 gene encoding 26S proteasome regulatory subunit RPN13 isoform X2 has product MSSSSADPFPAIQEIMLEFRAGKMLFEGKRVVPDARKGLVRIARGEEGLVHFQWLDRTQNVVEDDQIIFPNEAIFEKVNQASGRIYILKFNGDDRKFFFWMQEPNADGDSQLCSSVNDYLNTPIEFLGEEEADGSLPLQVSEDMIEDDISSRAANLVVPNLGMEATSDVTSSGPVKLADLQRILSNIGPADILDLDGGLGLGDILKPDLIMPLMDTISLEQRLAPYLPEGKWSPEDILELLQSPPFRQQVDSFTYVLKTGQIDLTQFGINPSKYKFTVLSFLEALEDSVSESSEAEESRQDQSCNRHDPMDESK; this is encoded by the exons ATGAGTTCGTCTTCCGCGGATCCTTTTCCAGCAATTCAG GAAATTATGCTTGAATTCCGTGCTGGTAAAATGTTATTCGAGGGAAAAAGGGTTGTCCCCGATGCACGAAAAGGACTTGTTCGTATTGCTAGG GGAGAGGAGGGATTAGTCCATTTTCAGTGGCTTGATCGGACACAAAATGTGGTTGAGGAT GATCAAATAATATTTCCAAATGAAGCAATTTTTGAGAAG GTTAACCAAGCTTCTGGAAGGATTTACATATTGAAGTTTAATGGTGATGATAGAAAGTTTTTCTTCTGGATGCAG GAACCAAATGCTGATGGTGATTCACAACTCTGTAGCTCAGTGAATGATTACCTTAACACACCAATAG AGTTCCTTGGTGAAGAAGAGGCTGATGGATCCCTTCCTCTTCAAGTTTCTGAAGATATGATTGAGGATGATATCTCATCTAG AGCTGCAAACCTGGTTGTCCCAAACTTGGGTATGGAAGCAACTAGTGATGTAACATCTTCTGGTCCAGTTAAATTGGCAGATCTCCAAAGAATATTGAGTAACATTGGACCTGCAG ATATTCTTGATCTTGACGGAG GCTTGGGACTTGGTGATATATTGAAGCCAGATCTAATAATGCCGTTGATGGATACAATATCTTTGGAGCAGCGTTTAGCTCCCTACTTACCTGAG GGCAAGTGGTCTCCAGAAGATATATTGGAATTGTTGCAGAGCCCACCTTTCCGTCAGCAAGTAGATTCATTTACTTAT GTACTTAAAACAGGACAGATAGATTTAACTCAGTTTGGAATTAATCCAAGCAAAT ACAAGTTCACAGTTTTGTCTTTTCTTGAGGCTCTTGAAGATTCTGTTTCTGAATCATCAGAGGCAGAGGAATCCAGACAAGATCAATCTTGTAACCGTCATGACCCTATGGATGAATCTAAGTAG
- the LOC130970530 gene encoding 26S proteasome regulatory subunit RPN13 isoform X1, with protein MSSSSADPFPAIQEIMLEFRAGKMLFEGKRVVPDARKGLVRIARGEEGLVHFQWLDRTQNVVEDDQIIFPNEAIFEKVNQASGRIYILKFNGDDRKFFFWMQEPNADGDSQLCSSVNDYLNTPIEFLGEEEADGSLPLQVSEDMIEDDISSRAANLVVPNLGMEATSDVTSSGPVKLADLQRILSNIGPADILDLDGGLGLGDILKPDLIMPLMDTISLEQRLAPYLPEGKWSPEDILELLQSPPFRQQVDSFTYVLKTGQIDLTQFGINPSKSDKFTVLSFLEALEDSVSESSEAEESRQDQSCNRHDPMDESK; from the exons ATGAGTTCGTCTTCCGCGGATCCTTTTCCAGCAATTCAG GAAATTATGCTTGAATTCCGTGCTGGTAAAATGTTATTCGAGGGAAAAAGGGTTGTCCCCGATGCACGAAAAGGACTTGTTCGTATTGCTAGG GGAGAGGAGGGATTAGTCCATTTTCAGTGGCTTGATCGGACACAAAATGTGGTTGAGGAT GATCAAATAATATTTCCAAATGAAGCAATTTTTGAGAAG GTTAACCAAGCTTCTGGAAGGATTTACATATTGAAGTTTAATGGTGATGATAGAAAGTTTTTCTTCTGGATGCAG GAACCAAATGCTGATGGTGATTCACAACTCTGTAGCTCAGTGAATGATTACCTTAACACACCAATAG AGTTCCTTGGTGAAGAAGAGGCTGATGGATCCCTTCCTCTTCAAGTTTCTGAAGATATGATTGAGGATGATATCTCATCTAG AGCTGCAAACCTGGTTGTCCCAAACTTGGGTATGGAAGCAACTAGTGATGTAACATCTTCTGGTCCAGTTAAATTGGCAGATCTCCAAAGAATATTGAGTAACATTGGACCTGCAG ATATTCTTGATCTTGACGGAG GCTTGGGACTTGGTGATATATTGAAGCCAGATCTAATAATGCCGTTGATGGATACAATATCTTTGGAGCAGCGTTTAGCTCCCTACTTACCTGAG GGCAAGTGGTCTCCAGAAGATATATTGGAATTGTTGCAGAGCCCACCTTTCCGTCAGCAAGTAGATTCATTTACTTAT GTACTTAAAACAGGACAGATAGATTTAACTCAGTTTGGAATTAATCCAAGCAAAT CAGACAAGTTCACAGTTTTGTCTTTTCTTGAGGCTCTTGAAGATTCTGTTTCTGAATCATCAGAGGCAGAGGAATCCAGACAAGATCAATCTTGTAACCGTCATGACCCTATGGATGAATCTAAGTAG